One window of the Polypterus senegalus isolate Bchr_013 chromosome 18, ASM1683550v1, whole genome shotgun sequence genome contains the following:
- the LOC120518589 gene encoding uncharacterized protein LOC120518589 has product MRRLCFLLLFTISRARTDAMQSSLEKPDFSLSENLLTTNGRLTAFCEMDGSPGKVTCTLYVGNTSVSMETTTGDTCEFEVTRRQLDEDTGNFKTLQLSCDYQTNQETGGQRSPRSDPKEVLLLGSLEKAILRVTLRSTSLKKMIRVSCEVKGSHAGVKCQLYGDKIPLKDGQCSWKMTGGELMRGTRPGQVLLACDYTLDVWKRFPAAEGHFERHSNPVTVTVKKRRKLGQQRRQRQ; this is encoded by the exons CCTCACTGGAGAAGCCCGACTTCAGCTTGAGTGAGAACTTGCTGACCACAAATGGGAGACTCACTGCTTTCTGTGAAATGGATGGCTCTCCAGGTAAAGTAACGTGCACCTTGTACGTGGGAAACACCTCTGTGAGCATGGAGACTACGACTGGAGACACGTGTGAGTTTGAGGTGACCAGGAGACAACTGGATGAAGATACAGGCAACTTCAAGACACTGCAGCTGAGCTGCGACTATCAGACCAACCAAGAAACTGGCGGTCAACGCTCGCCTCGCAGTGACCCTAAAGAAGTGCTGCTATTAG GTTCTTTAGAGAAAGCCATTCTGCGGGTGACACTGAGGTCCACCTCTCTGAAGAAGATGATTCGTGTCTCCTGTGAAGTGAAAGGATCCCACGCTGGAGTGAAGTGCCAGCTGTACGGTGACAAGATCCCACTCAAGGACGGACAGTGCAGCTGGAAAATGACTGGGGGGGAGCTGATGAGGGGGACCAGGCCTGGACAGGTGCTGCTGGCCTGTGATTACACACTGGATGTGTGGAAAAGATTTCCAGCGGCCGAAGGTCATTTTGAGAGACACAGTAACCCAGTGACAGTGACtgtgaaaaagagaaggaaactgGGACAACAGAGACGACAGAGGCAG TGA